A window of Belonocnema kinseyi isolate 2016_QV_RU_SX_M_011 chromosome 10, B_treatae_v1, whole genome shotgun sequence genomic DNA:
ATTCATATACTACTTAAAACACTCATAAAGAAATATtcgagaattatctcgttatgaACGTTAATATTCTATATGACTGGTGAAAAATGACTTACGTCAATTCACtctaattatttataacataaaattacTAAGATTTCCTGATACCGACAATGGCTGGCAAAATTCCACCATGCTACTGAAAACCCCCTACATATAAGTTTAAGCTACCTGTGAAGCTCCAAGTCTGACTTCAAACTTCTTTTACTACTTGCTGCACCTTCTGTCTACCCTTAAGCTATTTTTACTACTTGAAACGCATTATGCCTGTCTTTGCACTACCGGTACGACTTGAAACTCCTTATAATACAATATTCATGCATCTTGTTTTCCTAAAAGTGGATATCCCTTACCGTgacatttttcatcttaaaattttttacgctttaatataATCTCAAAACGAATTCATGGAGATTCttaaaataccaataatttccttagttttgcgtaaaaaatttatttttgttcaaactgTTTCTTATTAATGTACCCATTAATGTAAGAATGACATTAATTACAAAGAtcattaataattgataatatctattgttataaacaatgtttggggtagaatattaaaaataaagacaatgTGAATTGCTGCAAACATTTCTAaagataattaacttttaattatatttagaaaaatagtgacaattttaatgttaataaaaatgaaaattttaatgttcgtaataaataattaaaataaaaaaattcaaaatttcagcagATTAACGTAGAATAACATTGCTCAAGTAAATCCGTTGCATTAATTGTTATAATgtattttcttgtttttgaaatttagaaccCGATATTCTTCTATGAAAAACcaccgaaatttttaatttgtttatctgattcaattatatattattttcagtgaaatacaaacttattttaacttgaattttactacatttcatataattattctaaattcgcatcaattaaataaaataaccaGCTATGaattgttttgtattctttaatttgaatataccTTTATACTGCTAATCTGAATGTCCTatgaaaaatgaaagtatttaaaatcttcaaaatacaatatattcacctcaaaataggaagaaaaaaatttaaggctCATACATAACTCCCACAAAAGCTTACCTAAATTCCCCAAGGACGTTTACGTATAATGTTTTTCCGTCCACTAGAGCTCTACATTCTCCCATTTTCCTATATTTTACTTCTTCTGAACCCATGCAGATACCTTGACATTCTCACAAACAACTTCTCCAAAAGGATCTTTTACTCTTCATCTGTTCAGCATGAACTTAAACTACTTATACTACTTGAAACCCCTTAAAAACCAATACTCGGTGATCTTTATGtcgtaaaatttaatatttcttacaatacttgacttcaaatatttatatcttaaaatgACAGATATATTACTGAATATCACCTATGGCTGACTAATATTCAATTCAGCTACTCAAAACTCCTcatatttaattcttaattaattttaccTCTCAAAACTCATCGCGTTTGGCATAAAACAACTTATACCCCTTGGAATCCCTTTGAACTATTATTTGATGATCTTAATGTCCTAAACGTTAATATTCCTTACGGCTGATTGAAAATAACTTATACTACTTGAATACAGTTATTATTTTAGACCTAAAATCAAATATATTACTTTATATTGCATATGGCTGACTTATAATTAATTGTACTACTAAAAACCCGATATATATGATTATAAATTACTTGtactacttaaaatttattttcatgccTTGAAACTACTTATATTACTTGTAAactgttataaaataatttaaaaaaattcttaagtccTTAAAGTTATGATTCCTTTTGTCTTTATTAATTCAAGTTGCTGGAAAATTGTGAAATATCAAAtggcctttaaaatttaatattcacagTTGCAAAAactcaaaatacaacatttttattgcGTTTCTCAAAATTAGGAGTTTTCTATTTGTAGCAATGAAACTCTAGCAGAATCTTTGAATTTCGGAATAtgtctgaattctttgaattccccgAAATCTTTCGTTTCACTGAATTTCTTGAAACCATTGAATATTCTGGAATCGCTGATTTCCTGAAATGTTCTCAATTtcgtatatttctgaaattttctgagcgctctaaaattcctgaaattctctaaatcctctaaattcctcaaattctctgaaaatctcaaaattgctcgaattttctgaaatattttatttctctaaatttcCTGACTTATTTCAAtgttctgcattttttaaaagctttaaaatctatGCAGTTAGctgaattacttgaaataattgatATGTTCAATCCCTCAAATAAtcgatatttctttaaaatctttgatttttctaaatacagtaagacccttcaatagccctcccttctatagcccttccgagaatcaaCACCTCTGCTCGGGGTCTGCGGTGGTCACTCAGGCCtcaaatcggcgctatagaaaacTTTTACTGTGCCCTAAATTTCTTCAATGTTCTgaatttaaattcagaataatctgaattccttaaatattctaaataatttaaattccttgaattccacaaacgctttaaaataattgtattcccTAAAAACCTTAAATTTACGAATTCCTCAGATGCCCCGAATTACTTAAACATCATAAAAcccctgaattttttaaattccctgaatttctttaaattccctgaaattctttaaattctcttaaattcttcaaattctctaaatcaactaaattcttggaatatttaaaattttctaaattccttatattctttagaattttctGGGATTCTTTTAATTTCCctaatttctttgattttctttaatttctggtctccttgaatattttgaattagctaaattccttaaaaattattcaaattattataaatttctcaaattccagAAATGATCTGAAATTCTTTGTATTACCTTGAATGatctaaatttcataaattttggaatatttaagattccttgaattttctcaGCAGTCTACAATTCCGGCAATTCTATAAATTccccaaaatacttaaatttcctgaaattctcaaattttcaaacatttttttaatattctgtgtttctgaaattatttatatttataaagccATCGAattcttagaatatttttgattttctgaatTACCTAAATTATCTTTAATCAATGAATCGctttaattttcctaataatctgaTATCCTTGAACATTCTAAGGTCCTTGAATTCCTTATATATTCTGAATTTCTGAAGTTCTTTGAGTTTTTTGAGTTGACTAAAtgtcttcaaatcttttgaattccttaaatattttgaattatttaaatttcttgaattccaaaaATACTCTTAAATTCATCGTCTtcccttaaatacattaattttcgaaatttcttagaTTCCTTGAATTTACCTAAGTACTCTAAAATCCATGAAATTaactaaattccttaaaattattcaaattctctCAATAAACTTAATTGTTGGAATATCttcaaatttcctaaaatccttaCATTCTTTacgattttctgaaattattttaattctctaaataatTTATTCGACTCTTTTTGATTTCTGGTATCCAAGAATATTCTGAATTagctgaatttctttaaaattctacaagttgcttgaattccttcaattcttctaaattctttaaatattccaaatgctttaagtttcttgaattcaagaaattattagaGAAACTCTTCTAAAATCAAAACATGAATTCACCTATATTTTCTCCGTTCAAAACGGTCAGATTTTCAATGCTAaaccttttaaattgaattgttttagaaaaaaagtttaaaataaatagtaattttaaacggaaaatattttaaaaactaaaagatgtatAATTCAGACACTTGAAACTTCAACAGATTAGAatttaatttgagatttaaaaaaaaattttgtaaaaaattgttatattgaaacttttttgcacacaaactttaaaaaaatcctattacTTTGAGTCAATTTAATGTCATAGAAATTGTCAATTTTCATTTTGTCGATTATatatttcgaaattcaaccaattcaattatagccagtttcaaatttaatcattttagataTAAATATTCCGAATATTTTGATTCCAAGTTTAAACGCACAAGACTTTTTGGTTTCTAACATTTTTCGAAGTCGTACAGTATCAAAATATAAGACTTGATAGTTGCATATTTTTCAGTATGACATTTCACACTTGGTTAgaaagaaataacttttatattgaaaaattgaataatttatttaatttgtaatgattttaattttagaattctgaCGTTTCGTGATAAACGTTAAATGCTTAGTTTTTCTTTATCATAAGTTTGAATGTTACGAATACCACTGAAAtggtttcatttcaaaatttataattgaaaattcgataactgtAATTTCGAAGCGATGGTAATTCACCTAAACTGATTTAAGTGGTTTTAGATCAAGTTTGGATATTTTTAGGTTTCAAGTATCTAGAGTacacatttttgcatttttttatattctccatctcaaatcaattttaagggtttacaattgaaaatttttacattttgaacgtggaaattaaaagtgaatttattttttgattgtagcaaaatttatctatttaatttgtatgttaactcatttttttcagttcaataaaaatgtagattataaaatttcagaagcttttacttcaaaatactctatttagttttcaatttcagaTTGTCACATTTGaatcatttcgaatttaaatttataaaaatttgaaggttttcacttttaaatgatttaatttagaaaccttttgattggaaataatacaattttcattcctctgaattttaaacgatctatttttagaaattctaatcagaaagtattgcatttttatttttggaaactcttcttttttgaaatttaaatttaaaatcattcagttccaaaatgattgaattcaaaataaaactgtttaattttgaacgctttgaattagaaatgagaCAATTTCAATTTCTTCCTAAAGAAATTAACGTGTGGATCTCGCGAGagtgaaggtacgtgggttagctttcgGGGATGCGTGTGAGACCTGATTAGCGCTCCACAGCTAACTGCAAAGTGACTCTAATCCGCTGTCTTTTCAGAAACAAACTCTCCAAGAGGGTCTCCTATACCATTTCAGGATCTCGCCAATTTCAGCCTCCCATTCCATCAGTTTCATCTGGATTTAGGGAACAGGGCCACGGACTATCGTCTGTCCCGTGGCGCAGTCGCCTTGACAACGGCGCGGCGCGGCAGCGCCACGTGCATGTGTGCGCACATTAAGGTCTCATGATACGATGGTGTGCAAGCCAGGGGTGCGAGCGAGAGCTTCCGGAAACTGACGAAGGAAGATTCTTTAATGGGGAAACGAGGAAAGTCGTGGGGGTGAAAATGGGGTATACCGGGTGGAATACGAGAGAAAACCGCTACGATGTACCGCAGTAGGGGTGGCGAGCTCACAGCCACCTCCCCCCGTGAGAAACGTCATTGGTACTCTGACGCATGGTTGACGCACTCATCATCAGTGACACGCGTCTCCGTCCTTTTTTTTCATCCTTCCGTGAAAAAACTCGCGAAATTCTGCACCGGAAATGCGGTCTCAACCCCTTCCATCAAATGATAAATTTGTCCCACAAAAAATGTGtttcgttatttgaaaattatttgaaaagtgattttaTGTGACAGAGTGACAAAATAGAGACAATTAGAGGAATTATGATAGTAGTGAAAATAAGAcagattaatttaaagtttaagaaaaaactgAGCAGTGGTGTTTATTGTTCCAATTGGGAAAATCGGTCCCATGAGTGTGAGAAATGTTGTTAATTTTGCAAGATGTAAATTCAGTTTGGGATTTTAGTGAAGCAAATGGAATTCACACTTAGTCGATGGTTGTTCTACCTCGTTCGTGACCTTGGCTCTGACCCACTCAGGACTGCATTTGTCGATACAATATCCTTGCCGCAAAAGAAtgcgaaaaattataatttaaaaaataatttttacatattagGGAAAAATACCTTCCATTAAATATAATGAGTTTCAGTTAATTATCTAAattgaaatatactaaaaatttaaataaaatactactATCTCCAATGTTGTTCAAGTAGATCAAGTTTACATATCTACCCAGAAGTTTTTGATCTGGTTATTACTGTTACCTTGAATAATGTTGTTACACTTAAGGCTTGTTGACAAGTGAGCCGAATAAAGGcagatttattaaaaagttatcctcAATTTAGGAATGTATTGCGAAAAAACTGCTTCAATATTAAAAAGGCTTCCATTGAAGAAGTTTAAATCGAATCAGATAATCTTTTAGTATGCAATAATTCTTTCTACTCTCGACCGCTATTGAATTCGCGCTTTTGCATTTCAAGTGATTCTCCCTTAAAGGAAGAAGCCGGGATcgtctgaaatttaatttaagggtCTTGGATTCGAATTGCTTAAAGATGTTGGTGAATAAAAATACGGTATAAGTGTTAGGGCTCTCTGTGTTTCCGGATGAGTGGATTcctgaaggatttcaaagaaggTCTACAAAAGGCGAAAAATtcctagaaaatatattttctgacgGACTTTTACTGAGAATATTTTGTTATTTGGATTTTTCTGAGAAAAGTGCATCTTGTTGAATTTCTATAACAAACGGATTGAAGGTGAGAAAAAATCATCGTGGAAATAAGGCGCGAGCCTCGGGACGGTCTCCGAGGATCGAATGCTTCCTCGGAGCCGTTGATTCAGATGGGAAGTAGAGAATGGGAGTACGAGGCACTTCCAGAAGTGAATACAAACGTGGTTTTGACACCTTCTTCGTCGCCACCAAATACTTTGAGAACACAATCTACACCGAGAGtttattttcaagcagaaaatctgGCCTCTATTAGGAGGAGAAGCAGCGCGAGGCAGTTTGCTGAATCGTCTTACAGAAGGAGGAGCAGGAGTATGAGTGCTTGGAGTGACCTTTCGAGAGCTTCATTCAAATTCGAGGAAAGGTGAGTGGCGATGAAAAAGGATGGAAGTTTGCTGAAAAGTATTCTGAAAGTGAAAATTGACCAGAAACTGAGCATCATTCATAGAAAgtcatttgtttaaatgtttaattggAAATACGATGGCTAAAGAAAATTGAgagttgtggttgaaaatttttagtttcgtttaaaaattttttaaaataatatttaaaaaactacagGTATCAAAGTTGAGGAAAGGATTTGCTAATGAAAACGACAGAGAAATATCTGGATAAATAAATTATCGAAGCAagtctaatttaattaattctgtgaAGTATTTGATTTACTTTAATTGCtcatattgtttaaagaattgtattctcttgaattctttgaataccttgaatttattgaattccttaaattctttgagtaagttgaattctttgaatttcctaaattctttaaatttcttacattctttgaattgcttgaattatttaaatacatggatttcattgaattcattgaatttattgaatacattaaattacttaaattcgttgaattctttaaattgcttacatttttttaatttatcgagtTCTTTGTATTCCTTAAGTTCTTTCAATTCGTTAAGTCATTAAATTCtttgattcatttaaaattctttaattcttttaaatacttgaattccttgaattctttaaactcttaaatttatttagatctttaaattattctaaaaatatagaaacccttaaattcttttaaattatcttaaatactttttaattcttttcaattctttaaaattctctttaatgCTTTCGATATCACAATGAGTTCTTTTAACCTcagaataaatttcttaattatttgaattcctgaaatctttttaataccttaaattcctttaggtgaaaatttaaatttattcgatTTGCAGAAATTCTGACGGACAACAGATATtgtattttagagaaaattagacgacatgtattttttcgaattaaggaaaactttatttttacaaagttaCGAGGATTTGGATTTTCacatctatttgaattttttttaaacgtcaatagtttttaatcttatttagaTTTTCTAATTTTCCGGATTCTTGCCAGTTTTGCCATCTTCCCTCGAATTCCTTacgaaaatttattctaaaaagattaatattaacataattccgacgatttatttaaatatataacaaGTAGATTTTAGCGAAAAAAACAAACGtataattttgggattttttggttgaatttgtctTTCTATAGCAAAGGaatgttttgatttttatgttagctgaacaatattttttatcagggaaattttttatcataaaatcaaattttggcaTTATTCACGGAAACAGCAGAAGGTACAAAGTAATACGAACATAAAGGATTGTGTGTCTCAAAAGTCCTTCAAAACATACCTCTTGTTCTGTTCTGATATCTTTAATCGCTTACgtgaaaaattgtacaattatatttttagaaaaggaaATCTTACTGAATTCTCtcaaattatttgttattcaACTTGTattctttaattccttgaattctcttgaatacctcgaattttttcaatttcattaaaattatcttgaattctatgaattttcataaatccttacattctgtgaattcttgtaattctttaatttcttggaatgccttaaattccttgaattctatgatttGTATAAAATCCTCGAActttgtgaatttcttaaattctttaaattccttgcatttgttgaattcattgaattatttacattcattcaattcattgaattaattgaagttcttaaattctttgaattccatggttttcttgaattcctggaattcattgTATcccttcaattctttgaatttcttgaattccttgaattttttgattatCTTGGATTCTTTTATATTCTTAAAGTACTTCATATacttgttttcttttaattcgttaaactcttcaaatattttaaaacgttcgaaTTCTCTTGTATTTATGGAaaccttttaattcttttttttttaattcttttaaattctttaaattcttttttaaaactttcgatATCAAAATGCTTCCTTTTACTTCAGAATACATTTTCTTCTGCATTGacattgaattcctttaaattttttaaaaaaatcttttgaataaatCTTGAATTATCTTGAGCTGCATTGAATTCTTTTAGCGTTCTTGAATTAACCCTGAATTAACGTTGAgtttactactttcttaaattttgtgaattctttgcattttctTGAATCTTACAGATTAGTTGAGTACAATGACTTCATAGAAgcatttgaattgtttaaattattctaaattattttgaattccttgaattctctcaattaatttaattctgccaattttcaaaatttcttcaatttctttaattattttgtatttatcgaAACATTTGaattgcttgaaattattttaaatactttcagactcaaaatcaattttctgcaatTCTTTTGAATGATTTCGAATTAAccttgaatactttaattttttttaatttgctcaatAAACTTTAAGTTCTCCTGAACTCTATTGAATTTATTGAACATCGTTTAATTaacgttgaatttttttaatttcttgaagtttgtgaattatttgaatttttcccttcttgtgaattcctcaaattatattagtttcatcaattcattgaattctcttgaattaacCTTGAATTAACGTTGAATCTGTttaatttcttgatattttaaaattcttagaatttcttgaatcttttcaaatcctgAATATCTGTCAATTCTCCGAATTCCttgaatgttttgatttttttttgtttattttaaaataatggatacctttaaattcttttaaattctttacaattctcttaaaaaccTCCGAattgataatgaatttttttgaactgtaaaaactcttttgtttaaactttgacttCGCAACTCTACTAAATCCTTTATATTCTCATAAGTTGACCTTGagttaaattcgatttttatttattccttgaaatctgtaaattctttagatatcttgaatcctttgaattccttgaattccataaatacctAGGGTTCTTCCAATTAAACAAAATCAGTTTCCTGAATTCCTgtaattctattaattctttgatttctttaaattcttttaattctgttaattttcgGAAAGAACGAATTGTACACAAGTTTTGACAtctaaaaaatttctactaaaattacattttgcatttttgtgatattttacatcgcttgtagaaaaaatttgaatattatattctttaaaatacaaaattatttcttatataaccagaaatcttttgaaaatactgcgcaaaaccaaaaagatcagtttctCAGAAATggtttttttcacgtttttaaatttcgaagaaaaaaaagaaaaacgattttaagAAAAGCCCACTTTTTCCCTATTTGTTTTTACAGTTTCTGCTACCATGAGAAAGGTTTACTACTGTCTGTTTGATGCGGGCTAACCCAGTTTTTAGGCCTGAAGATTTTATTtccccaaaaatataattcttctcATAAGCGATGCAACGAATCAAAAaggcaaaagttattttttttagaatattttaaggcTTGCGAACTCTCAGATTAATATTTCTttgtaactttaattatttcccagaaaaatgtaataatccaattttatgaaaaaagttatactAGCTAAAAATTGTTTAGCCCACATAGAACTCACTGGAAGTCTTCCCTATAGAAGAacaattctaaccaaaaatttagaaaattaactttttatatttttgaactaattgtctctataatgttaaatttaataacttCCAAATTTTTCTGCGTACTGAAGGAGAACTGTGAACATATTTAGAAtccacaaagaaaatttaaatatctaaattaaaataagagctgtagcatttttaaaaaatgttactttataCATAGAATTTAGAATAATGTATACAATATTTCgcctacttttttcaaaaaaaacaacgtattttatttttaacaaattctgcgCTATGGAATAATTTTGGCCATTGGCCAAGTAATCATAACAGAACAGCCATTTTCATCAAAGCATCATTTCATAAATGGCGATCCTTTGGAACATCCATTAGGCtgaaatgcagatttttgcaaGAAAACAAGGCCgtaaatgttgaaaaagaaaaaGCTGACACTTTATGAATGAAACACCTAAATATAACAAATTCAAATCTAattaacaattataaatattttaaaaaatttatcgcgGTTATTAatccttttctaaaaaaataggcGTCTGACGAAAATCTCAAgagtatttttttcacttttcctcAATTGCGATTgggcaatttaaacaaaattgaatgaAAGAATTTTGCAAACTCACacacataattataattttagtttcagtTGAAGGGCAGTGATTAAGAATGTTACATTTGGACGCATAATAAAACTGACAAAAACTTAACTTATGCaactaaaattttatcatttaaccaAAGCCAGATATATTCagcagaattaaaatttgtatttgtcaTGAGAAAAAGGAACTTTATTGACGAATatcaataaaaagtttaacttttgcaGCAGGCAAGAAATGTACCATTttgcattattcaaattgaaataattatttttttaaacaacaaattaccCGTGAGGATAATTATTGCTTCTCCAAATCAAAATTGCACATCATTTCTTACTTTTTGATCGTACGATCCTGCTTAACAATTTgaagaaagggggagggtcggtaaggccggtttttggcctaatttatttttggacccaaaaatctgaaaaaatcatggtagtatcttataagtatcccgagtcgattgcacgctaaacggactaccctctaccccccagccacccctacaaatataggaaacaccactacccaccaactgtatcttcgagagatttgacactcttaaacatgtattctgaggtcagctcgggtttactatggctttcggggtcgccgaatacaaatctggcgtcctttaacttttatcgcgtcagcgaccccaaaaacctataacatattttttttaaatttttttaccgtgtttctcgatttgaccttcaaatgaccttcaaatgaccttgaacctgaagcgatagagttcaacggatgccagatttgtaattagcgactccaaaaacctacaacgtatttttttggatttttttaccgttttctctcgatttgaccttccaatgaccttgaacctgacgcgataaaagtcaaaggacgccagatttgtattcggcgaccccgaaaaccatagtaaacccgagctaacctcagaatacatgcttaagagtgtcaaatctctcgaaaatacagttggtgggtagtgttgtttcctatatttgtaggagaggctggggggtggagggtagtc
This region includes:
- the LOC117181077 gene encoding uncharacterized protein LOC117181077; translation: MGSREWEYEALPEVNTNVVLTPSSSPPNTLRTQSTPRVYFQAENLASIRRRSSARQFAESSYRRRSRSMSAWSDLSRASFKFEERWFIYGLDIGFAENFSYLFCDTLDVG